From Sulfuracidifex tepidarius, one genomic window encodes:
- a CDS encoding DUF711 family protein, translating into MFSPEEITEVIKMLTEEDLDIRSVTLSMNMLDAIDREEERSVSRIMDRVEVVQRFSQVVDEVKEKYGVSIITKRVATSPVQFFLEANPSKGYAIKLGKALDSLAIKGGIDYVGGFSAFADRGTSRSADVYISSLADVMNSTSRIAGVLSAGSTFSGINLGSVRGFVDQIFDMRPESSSRVAVMVNLPPDSPFVPSATHGLGMPDMQVNVAVSGPGVIESAIRKNRVNDIRELHNLIKRHAFKVTRLGELVGKEVSRLMNVPFGAVDLSLAPSPKTMDSVARVIEAMGVQRVGGFGSLTALAILLDAVKKGGAMATSSVGGLSGAFIPVSEDSGMTEAAMSGSITFETLIMMSAVCNTGIDMVGISKDSDRNEVASMILDELTLGLSLNKSLGVRLVPVDGKPGSVVDLGGLLGKVVIMPLKGISSSISSMDGFIPNFLKRLDFG; encoded by the coding sequence ATGTTCTCTCCTGAGGAGATAACTGAAGTAATAAAGATGCTTACGGAGGAAGACCTGGACATAAGGTCTGTGACTCTGAGTATGAACATGCTCGACGCCATCGATAGAGAAGAGGAGAGATCTGTCTCCAGAATCATGGATAGAGTAGAGGTAGTTCAGAGGTTCTCTCAAGTAGTCGACGAAGTGAAAGAAAAGTACGGTGTAAGTATAATCACAAAGAGAGTCGCGACCTCGCCGGTTCAGTTCTTCCTTGAGGCGAACCCCTCCAAGGGCTATGCTATCAAGCTAGGTAAAGCCCTAGATTCCCTCGCTATCAAGGGAGGGATAGACTACGTGGGAGGGTTCTCGGCTTTCGCTGACAGAGGTACATCGAGGAGCGCTGACGTCTACATATCGTCTCTGGCAGACGTGATGAACAGCACTAGTAGGATTGCGGGTGTCCTCTCTGCAGGTTCTACGTTCAGCGGGATCAACTTGGGGTCTGTGAGGGGCTTCGTGGATCAAATTTTTGACATGAGACCCGAGTCATCTTCAAGAGTCGCAGTGATGGTCAACCTCCCACCCGATTCCCCCTTCGTCCCCTCCGCAACTCACGGGTTGGGGATGCCCGACATGCAGGTCAACGTTGCTGTAAGCGGACCAGGGGTGATAGAGTCAGCGATAAGGAAGAACAGAGTGAACGACATAAGGGAGCTACATAACCTGATAAAGAGGCATGCGTTCAAGGTAACTAGACTAGGGGAGTTAGTAGGAAAGGAAGTGTCGAGGCTCATGAACGTCCCTTTCGGAGCGGTAGACTTGTCGTTAGCTCCCTCCCCGAAGACAATGGACAGCGTAGCTAGGGTAATTGAAGCTATGGGAGTACAGAGGGTCGGAGGTTTCGGGTCGTTGACAGCCCTGGCGATTCTCTTGGATGCGGTAAAGAAGGGAGGGGCGATGGCCACATCCTCGGTCGGGGGGTTGAGCGGCGCCTTCATACCGGTGAGCGAGGACTCCGGCATGACGGAAGCAGCCATGTCAGGTTCCATTACTTTCGAAACTCTGATCATGATGTCTGCAGTGTGTAACACTGGGATAGACATGGTTGGAATAAGCAAGGATTCCGACAGAAACGAGGTAGCTTCCATGATACTGGACGAACTGACCTTGGGCCTTTCCTTGAACAAGTCGCTTGGAGTGAGGCTTGTACCCGTAGATGGTAAGCCAGGGTCCGTGGTTGACTTAGGAGGGCTTCTCGGGAAAGTGGTTATAATGCCTTTAAAAGGTATTTCGAGTTCCATATCCTCCATGGATGGGTTCATACCCAACTTCCTAAAGAGACTTGACTTCGGTTGA
- a CDS encoding ACT domain-containing protein, with protein MELAVVVVVGSDKPGIVAGISSELAKNNVNIVDISQTVLRGVFSMIMVVDISNSSVKIGQLRDSLKNKGKDLNVDVLLYHIDVFNYIERI; from the coding sequence ATGGAACTTGCTGTTGTAGTGGTGGTCGGTTCGGATAAGCCGGGAATTGTAGCCGGGATATCATCTGAGTTAGCAAAAAACAACGTGAACATAGTAGACATCTCCCAGACCGTCCTCAGAGGGGTCTTCTCCATGATAATGGTCGTAGACATCTCAAACTCGTCTGTGAAGATAGGTCAGCTGAGGGATTCCCTGAAAAACAAGGGGAAAGACCTCAATGTCGACGTGTTGCTTTATCATATAGATGTGTTCAACTACATAGAGAGGATCTGA
- a CDS encoding alpha/beta hydrolase-fold protein, with translation MNLKLVEFESESLKDNPLKDPYKRKVAVIEPENPQGKPLIIYLSGFLSSSLSMLNYDPFSEDMKTRLERMKAEGKSNGVVMVLPDTFTKMGGNQYLNSSAVGNYEDYVMEVVKTLSETYKTDKIGIMGKSSGGYGSVMIGMKHKEIRAIADHSGDAYFEYIYIPEFPVAIERLGRFSSWREWFTTFWNRETKKRRDELTTLMILAMSAFYSPRGEDVELPFSLETGEIVEDVWKRWVEKDPVRALKNYVTALREKEVVYIDVGKRDEYNIQYGSRIIHSILSKSGVDHVYEEFDGGHHDTSFRYDYSIAILEKYLNDGEKQ, from the coding sequence ATGAACCTTAAGTTAGTGGAATTTGAGAGCGAATCACTAAAGGACAACCCCTTGAAAGACCCTTACAAGAGGAAAGTTGCAGTAATAGAGCCGGAAAACCCCCAGGGAAAACCCTTGATCATTTACCTCAGCGGTTTCCTCAGCTCCTCCTTGTCCATGTTGAACTACGACCCTTTCTCAGAGGACATGAAGACGAGGCTGGAGAGGATGAAAGCTGAAGGGAAATCCAACGGGGTCGTGATGGTACTTCCGGACACTTTCACTAAGATGGGAGGGAATCAGTACCTGAACTCATCTGCCGTGGGCAACTACGAGGACTACGTTATGGAGGTAGTGAAGACGCTTTCTGAAACATACAAGACAGACAAGATAGGGATAATGGGTAAGTCCTCGGGAGGATACGGCTCTGTCATGATAGGGATGAAACACAAGGAGATCAGGGCTATCGCTGACCACTCAGGTGACGCTTACTTCGAGTACATATATATTCCCGAGTTCCCCGTGGCAATAGAGAGGCTCGGTAGGTTTTCCTCATGGAGGGAATGGTTCACGACGTTCTGGAACAGGGAGACCAAGAAGAGAAGGGACGAGTTAACCACTCTCATGATCTTAGCAATGTCAGCGTTCTACTCACCCAGGGGAGAAGACGTGGAACTGCCTTTCAGCTTAGAGACCGGCGAGATAGTGGAGGACGTATGGAAGAGATGGGTAGAGAAGGATCCAGTTAGGGCTTTAAAGAACTACGTGACTGCCCTCAGAGAAAAGGAAGTGGTTTACATAGACGTGGGCAAAAGGGACGAGTACAACATACAGTACGGCAGTAGGATTATTCACTCCATCCTTTCTAAGTCTGGAGTTGACCACGTCTACGAGGAGTTCGATGGTGGGCACCACGACACTTCCTTTAGATACGATTATTCGATAGCCATTTTGGAGAAGTATTTAAATGATGGAGAGAAACAATGA